A window of Leptospira hartskeerlii contains these coding sequences:
- a CDS encoding MBL fold metallo-hydrolase, producing MRIKFWGVRGSISSPVQGDLIRSKILRILSLASPSDLQSPEAIEDFLDSLALSNWSTYGGNTTCIEIRDKDDKLVIIDGGTGLRELGNSILHEGYASGKGKAVWIFTHTHWDHIQGIPFFVPLYTPGNKFEFVSSVENLEERLRYQHTFTHFPVPFDGFQAEKTFRHVPEGRAFRVTDSITSISKAVRHPGGSFSYRFEEDGKALIFASDAEFNLDEMENIEDYLNYFRGADVLVFDTQYTFEESLQKIDWGHSTASMATDIALRANVKKLVMFHHDPSYDDEKLDAVYLRAIKYKEMFDPDNQLEIIMAREGLEIQI from the coding sequence ATGCGGATCAAATTCTGGGGAGTGCGGGGCTCCATTTCTTCCCCCGTTCAGGGAGACCTGATTCGATCTAAAATTCTTAGGATACTAAGCTTGGCATCTCCGTCCGACCTGCAAAGTCCGGAGGCAATCGAGGACTTTTTAGACTCCTTGGCACTCTCTAACTGGAGCACTTACGGCGGAAATACGACCTGCATTGAGATCCGGGATAAAGATGATAAACTTGTTATCATAGACGGTGGTACAGGGCTCCGCGAACTGGGAAACTCCATCTTACACGAGGGTTACGCTTCCGGAAAAGGAAAAGCGGTTTGGATCTTCACCCACACTCATTGGGACCACATCCAAGGAATTCCATTCTTCGTTCCTTTGTATACTCCAGGCAATAAATTCGAATTTGTAAGTTCTGTAGAAAATTTAGAAGAAAGATTGAGATACCAACACACGTTCACTCATTTTCCGGTTCCTTTCGATGGGTTCCAAGCGGAAAAAACTTTTCGACATGTTCCGGAAGGTAGGGCATTCAGAGTCACTGATTCTATTACCTCCATTTCTAAAGCAGTTCGGCATCCAGGTGGAAGTTTTTCTTATCGATTTGAAGAAGACGGTAAGGCGCTCATCTTTGCTTCAGACGCTGAATTCAATTTGGACGAGATGGAAAATATAGAAGATTATCTAAACTATTTCAGAGGTGCGGATGTTCTCGTTTTCGATACTCAATACACTTTTGAAGAGTCCTTGCAGAAAATTGATTGGGGGCATAGCACTGCTTCCATGGCGACTGATATCGCTCTTAGAGCGAATGTTAAAAAATTAGTAATGTTCCACCATGATCCTTCTTATGATGACGAAAAATTGGATGCAGTCTATCTACGTGCGATTAAATACAAAGAAATGTTTGATCCTGACAACCAATTAGAGATTATCATGGCAAGAGAAGGTCTGGAAATCCAAATTTAA
- a CDS encoding STAS domain-containing protein has translation MEGFQTDVSLEQGSCVVKIQGNVSLKNAFALKELIIRQFDEGHKDIILDFEGDVYLDSSGIGAIFNTQKYVTERHGHLKLRNLSRDVMTILRIANLDKHLDIIQ, from the coding sequence TTGGAAGGTTTTCAAACAGACGTATCCCTAGAACAAGGGTCTTGTGTAGTTAAGATCCAGGGGAATGTAAGCCTAAAAAACGCATTTGCGTTAAAGGAACTCATCATTCGCCAGTTCGACGAGGGCCATAAAGATATCATCCTAGACTTCGAAGGTGATGTATACTTGGACTCTTCCGGGATCGGTGCCATCTTCAATACCCAAAAGTACGTTACCGAAAGGCATGGACATCTGAAACTCAGAAACTTAAGCAGAGACGTGATGACTATTTTAAGGATCGCGAATCTAGACAAACACCTGGACATTATCCAATAA
- a CDS encoding hydroxyacylglutathione hydrolase, translating into MLEVLRIYTDSPLRNFTYIVREPNSQKTLSIDPYDPGQISQVLEKKTWGLDYILNTHEHNDHTCGNDGLVSKYGAKVLAHPAGLGKIPHATYALKEGEKILESPDGNSYLQVIYTPGHTFAHVCLLQIENGSIYAVFTGDTIFNSGVGNCTRGGDPKTLYETVLKEFQNLPGNVRLYPGHDYLKNNLKFSLAIDPSNEAAAKALSKAESLKEDQEFWTTNFSEERTFNPFFLVFDPKENLVSGIRNKTQNQSLVSDPQTLFIALRSLRDKW; encoded by the coding sequence ATGTTGGAAGTTCTTAGGATCTATACGGACAGTCCTCTCCGAAATTTTACTTACATAGTAAGAGAACCAAATTCCCAAAAAACACTTTCTATAGATCCGTATGATCCGGGACAAATTTCCCAAGTTTTGGAAAAGAAAACCTGGGGATTGGATTATATTCTAAACACTCATGAGCATAACGATCATACCTGTGGAAATGATGGACTTGTTTCCAAATATGGAGCCAAGGTTTTGGCTCATCCTGCAGGGCTCGGAAAAATCCCTCATGCTACTTACGCATTAAAAGAAGGAGAGAAAATTTTAGAAAGTCCTGATGGAAATTCTTATCTACAAGTTATTTATACTCCGGGCCATACATTCGCTCATGTTTGCCTTTTGCAGATAGAAAATGGATCTATTTACGCGGTCTTTACTGGAGATACGATCTTTAATTCAGGTGTGGGAAATTGCACTCGAGGAGGAGACCCTAAAACGCTTTACGAAACCGTACTCAAAGAATTCCAAAATCTTCCCGGAAACGTTAGATTGTATCCAGGACATGATTACCTCAAAAACAATCTAAAATTTAGTTTAGCGATTGATCCTAGTAATGAGGCAGCAGCCAAAGCTTTGTCAAAGGCGGAAAGTCTAAAAGAAGACCAAGAATTCTGGACTACAAACTTCTCGGAAGAAAGAACATTCAATCCATTCTTCCTTGTTTTTGATCCGAAAGAAAATTTGGTATCAGGAATTCGGAACAAAACACAAAATCAGTCTTTGGTGTCAGATCCTCAAACTTTGTTCATAGCCTTGAGATCCCTGAGAGATAAATGGTAG
- a CDS encoding dihydrolipoyl dehydrogenase, with amino-acid sequence MKKYDILVIGSGGGTKLVTPPSKLGYKVAILEKDRLGGTCLNRGCIPSKMLIHPAEILAQAKDASKFQLGIPGPFSVDFKTLVERVSATVDADSDSIIPAYEKNPNIDFYPHEGRFVENKVVKVNDELLTADRIFIAAGCRPSIPNIPGLAGTPYMTSREALRRTELPKRLLVIGGGYIGLELGFAYSAFGSKTTFIVRNRMLSHEDKDIVDGFEKAFSKREDVRLGTEVKKVEYKEGIFRLECQNSSETFILEGDALLVATGIKPNTDWLDLQHTDIQTDEKGYIKTNEYFETTADGVYALGDIIGKYFFRHSVNFEGEFLFQSLYVDKHRTPVEYPPVPHSVFTHPQVAGVGKTEQQLKEEGTDYISAVHPYSGSATGMARLSEDQFVKILVSPKTRKVLGAHILGDEASNLIHLFILLMTMGGTLEDLLKMIYVHPALPEIARNAARKAREILSSS; translated from the coding sequence ATGAAAAAGTATGATATTCTCGTAATAGGCTCCGGAGGAGGAACTAAGCTAGTCACGCCTCCTTCTAAACTTGGTTATAAGGTAGCAATTTTAGAAAAAGATCGTTTGGGAGGCACCTGTTTGAACAGGGGATGTATCCCTTCTAAAATGCTCATCCATCCTGCGGAAATTTTAGCTCAGGCAAAAGATGCCTCCAAATTCCAGTTGGGAATTCCCGGTCCATTCTCCGTAGATTTTAAAACTTTGGTGGAAAGAGTCTCCGCAACTGTAGATGCAGATTCAGATAGCATTATCCCTGCTTATGAAAAAAATCCAAACATAGACTTTTATCCTCACGAAGGAAGATTCGTAGAGAACAAGGTAGTGAAAGTAAATGATGAACTACTCACCGCGGATCGTATATTTATAGCTGCAGGATGTAGGCCTTCTATCCCCAATATTCCTGGTCTTGCAGGAACTCCTTATATGACTAGCAGAGAAGCACTTAGAAGAACTGAACTTCCGAAAAGACTTTTGGTGATTGGAGGAGGTTATATTGGTCTAGAACTTGGTTTTGCTTATTCTGCATTCGGCTCTAAAACCACTTTTATTGTCCGAAATAGAATGCTTTCTCATGAAGACAAAGATATCGTAGACGGTTTCGAAAAGGCATTTTCCAAAAGAGAAGATGTTCGTTTAGGAACGGAAGTGAAGAAGGTAGAGTATAAAGAAGGTATCTTCCGTTTGGAGTGCCAAAATTCTTCAGAGACTTTTATATTAGAAGGAGACGCACTCCTCGTCGCCACAGGGATCAAACCAAATACAGATTGGTTGGACCTCCAACACACCGATATACAAACAGATGAAAAAGGGTATATCAAAACAAACGAATACTTTGAAACTACTGCAGATGGTGTATATGCTCTGGGAGATATTATTGGAAAGTATTTCTTCCGCCACTCCGTTAACTTTGAGGGAGAATTCTTGTTTCAGTCCTTATATGTAGACAAACATAGAACTCCGGTCGAATATCCTCCTGTTCCCCACTCAGTATTCACTCATCCTCAAGTAGCAGGCGTGGGAAAAACAGAACAACAATTGAAGGAAGAAGGGACCGACTATATCTCCGCAGTCCATCCTTATTCAGGAAGTGCCACAGGAATGGCTAGACTATCCGAAGACCAATTCGTCAAAATATTAGTAAGTCCTAAAACCAGAAAAGTCTTGGGGGCTCATATCCTCGGCGATGAGGCCTCTAATCTCATACATCTTTTTATACTCCTGATGACTATGGGTGGGACTCTAGAGGACTTGCTAAAGATGATTTATGTTCATCCCGCTTTGCCTGAAATCGCAAGAAACGCTGCCAGGAAAGCAAGAGAAATCTTAAGCTCTTCCTAA
- a CDS encoding ABC transporter ATP-binding protein: MNKALEIKNLVKTYAGGVQALKGIDLTVDEGDFFALLGPNGAGKSTTIGILSSLVNKTSGEVKIYGADIDTELTLAKSYIGVVPQEFNFNIFERVEQIVANQGGYYGLSRKVAVERTHAYLSQLGLYEKRKEGAGRLSGGMKRRLMIARALVHNPKVLILDEPTAGVDIEFRRSLWDFLVKLNESGITIILTTHYLEEAENLCKKIAIIDQGKIVENTSMKELLVKLDSQTFVLDLRQPVTSPIDLNGFHLNKVDDLTLEVDIGKNNSLNELFRLLDKSGIQISSMRNKSNRLEELFLKLVEKKL, translated from the coding sequence ATGAACAAAGCCTTAGAGATAAAAAATTTGGTGAAGACCTATGCCGGAGGAGTGCAGGCCTTAAAAGGGATCGATCTGACTGTGGACGAAGGTGACTTTTTTGCACTTTTAGGTCCGAACGGTGCGGGGAAGTCCACTACGATCGGTATCCTCAGTTCCCTAGTAAATAAAACTTCCGGAGAAGTTAAAATTTACGGAGCGGATATAGACACAGAACTTACATTAGCAAAATCTTATATTGGTGTAGTTCCGCAAGAATTCAATTTTAATATATTCGAAAGAGTGGAACAGATAGTCGCCAACCAGGGAGGATATTACGGTCTTTCCAGAAAGGTAGCCGTAGAAAGGACTCACGCTTATTTAAGCCAACTCGGTCTTTACGAAAAAAGAAAAGAAGGTGCAGGAAGACTTTCCGGGGGAATGAAAAGAAGGCTCATGATAGCAAGGGCTTTAGTTCATAACCCTAAAGTACTCATTTTAGATGAACCAACTGCAGGAGTGGATATAGAATTTAGACGTTCTCTCTGGGATTTCTTAGTAAAACTGAACGAATCCGGGATCACGATCATCCTCACCACACATTACTTGGAAGAAGCGGAAAATCTTTGTAAGAAGATCGCGATCATAGACCAAGGAAAGATCGTAGAAAACACTTCCATGAAGGAACTTCTAGTAAAATTAGATTCCCAGACATTCGTGTTGGATCTAAGACAACCTGTTACTTCTCCAATTGATCTAAACGGTTTTCATTTGAATAAAGTGGATGATCTTACCTTAGAAGTGGATATCGGTAAGAACAATTCATTAAACGAATTATTCCGACTTTTGGACAAAAGTGGGATCCAAATATCAAGTATGAGAAACAAGTCCAATCGATTGGAGGAACTATTCTTGAAACTAGTGGAGAAAAAATTATGA
- a CDS encoding ABC transporter permease translates to MNFEEKFNAFSTIVRKETVRILRIWIQTLIPPGITISLYFLIFGKLVGSQIGDVGGHTYIQFIVPGLVMMSVILNAYNNVVSSFFGAKFGKNIEELLVSPTPAYLIVLGYSIGGVIRGVLVGLIVTLVSLFFTELKLYDVGIVIITVALSALMFSMGGFLNALYAKKFDDVTIIPTFILTPLTYLGGVFYSIKMLPEGWQIVSKFNPILYMVNAFRYGFLGVSDIDPVEAIGLLVVGTILLYSLSVFLLSRGFGTRT, encoded by the coding sequence ATGAACTTCGAAGAAAAATTCAATGCATTCTCCACTATCGTTCGAAAAGAAACAGTTCGTATTCTAAGGATCTGGATCCAAACATTAATCCCTCCAGGCATTACGATTTCATTATACTTTCTGATCTTTGGAAAATTGGTCGGATCTCAAATTGGAGATGTAGGAGGTCATACCTATATCCAATTTATCGTCCCTGGACTTGTGATGATGTCCGTAATATTGAATGCATACAACAACGTAGTATCTTCTTTTTTTGGAGCAAAATTCGGAAAAAATATCGAAGAATTATTAGTCTCCCCTACTCCAGCGTATCTAATCGTTCTTGGATATTCGATTGGTGGAGTGATCCGCGGAGTTTTAGTAGGGCTTATAGTGACACTGGTATCCTTATTCTTCACTGAATTAAAATTGTACGATGTAGGGATCGTAATCATCACAGTAGCACTTTCTGCTCTGATGTTCTCTATGGGTGGATTTTTGAATGCGCTTTACGCCAAAAAATTTGACGATGTTACGATCATTCCTACCTTCATACTGACCCCACTCACCTACTTGGGCGGAGTATTCTACTCTATTAAAATGCTTCCGGAAGGATGGCAGATTGTTTCCAAGTTCAATCCAATTCTTTATATGGTGAATGCATTTCGTTATGGATTCTTGGGAGTAAGCGATATTGATCCGGTTGAGGCAATCGGGCTTTTAGTAGTAGGCACCATTCTACTTTATTCTCTGTCCGTATTTTTACTCAGCCGTGGTTTCGGAACAAGGACTTAA
- a CDS encoding BolA family protein: MQDMFIEMERLLRNGLSPSELRIEDFSEQHAGHSGNPTRKKRGTHIRIFITSPEFHGKSLLEQHRSVYRIMDPFLKEWGVHALELKTSIP, encoded by the coding sequence ATGCAAGATATGTTTATAGAAATGGAAAGACTTCTGAGAAACGGACTTTCTCCGTCTGAATTAAGAATTGAGGATTTTTCCGAACAACATGCGGGCCATTCCGGGAACCCTACTCGCAAAAAAAGAGGAACTCATATCCGGATATTTATTACGAGTCCTGAGTTCCACGGGAAATCCCTTTTGGAACAACATCGCTCCGTTTACCGGATCATGGATCCGTTCCTAAAAGAATGGGGCGTTCATGCACTTGAATTAAAGACATCTATCCCTTAG
- a CDS encoding BolA/IbaG family iron-sulfur metabolism protein yields MTVQEIREKIQAGLPGSEVEIQDPYNDGVHIKAIVKFSGFAGKSIVEQHRMVYATLKDELKAEVHALGLETKV; encoded by the coding sequence ATGACTGTCCAAGAAATTCGGGAAAAAATCCAAGCAGGACTTCCGGGCTCGGAAGTAGAGATCCAAGATCCGTATAACGACGGAGTACATATCAAAGCGATCGTAAAGTTTTCCGGATTTGCCGGAAAGTCCATCGTGGAACAACACAGAATGGTGTACGCAACATTAAAGGACGAGTTAAAGGCAGAAGTCCACGCTTTAGGACTCGAAACCAAGGTATAA
- the grxD gene encoding Grx4 family monothiol glutaredoxin, which yields MDKELQDKIEGLISSKKIFLFMKGTPDAPMCGFSAGVTNVLRSLGADYNSFNVLSDMSVREGIKEFANWPTIPQLYIDGEFIGGHDIVVEMARSGELQKKIGA from the coding sequence ATGGATAAAGAATTACAAGATAAGATCGAAGGATTGATCTCTTCTAAAAAAATATTTCTGTTTATGAAGGGAACTCCTGACGCTCCTATGTGCGGTTTTTCCGCAGGAGTGACCAACGTTCTCAGAAGTTTAGGTGCGGATTATAATTCGTTTAATGTTCTTTCCGACATGTCGGTCAGAGAAGGAATTAAAGAATTTGCGAACTGGCCGACCATTCCTCAGTTATACATTGACGGAGAATTTATAGGCGGGCACGATATCGTCGTTGAAATGGCAAGAAGCGGAGAACTTCAGAAAAAGATCGGTGCTTAA
- a CDS encoding glutathione S-transferase N-terminal domain-containing protein — protein sequence MMKLFQYDTCPYCAFVRGHFSEMGLKEGKDYELVEASRGTPGREEVLRLGGLSQVPFLVDGDIKMYESRDIVDYVKSKIQKLGTVS from the coding sequence ATGATGAAACTCTTCCAATACGATACTTGTCCTTATTGCGCCTTTGTTCGTGGCCATTTTTCTGAAATGGGCCTCAAAGAAGGTAAGGACTACGAATTGGTCGAGGCCAGCAGAGGAACCCCAGGAAGAGAGGAAGTCCTACGTTTAGGAGGACTCTCTCAGGTTCCTTTTCTGGTAGATGGCGATATTAAAATGTATGAATCCAGAGATATTGTAGACTACGTAAAAAGTAAGATCCAAAAATTAGGAACTGTATCCTAA
- the gshAB gene encoding bifunctional glutamate--cysteine ligase GshA/glutathione synthetase GshB, with protein MQPLKYKLEAGQKLDPNEFILKGFEDLEISTQIVIRDALNRGLEIEILDRPSHFIRIQGQGITRLVKEASKTELDSYMTFLVMENKTITKRILEESNILVPRGTAVSDLNSGLEFLNKNSDKKMVVKPVTTNFGIGISILPSSSSNEEKKKALEIALGFSETAIVEEFAEGNEYRFLVIGDECVAVCNRIPANIIGDGKKSIRELIEEKNQDPRRGVGHVTPLEKIRLDDTELNVLTESGKTPESIPAAGEKVFIRKNSNISTGGDSVDVTDIAHSSYKKLAVQAAKAVEAKICGVDIIVKNLEAEGDYRILELNFNPVLYIHNYPYSGKNRKVGEKILDVLGYSS; from the coding sequence CTGCAACCATTGAAATATAAACTGGAAGCCGGTCAAAAATTAGATCCGAACGAATTTATCTTAAAAGGATTCGAGGATCTTGAAATCTCGACTCAGATCGTGATCCGAGATGCGCTTAATCGAGGATTAGAAATCGAAATTTTAGATCGTCCCAGTCATTTTATCCGAATTCAAGGGCAGGGGATCACTAGGCTTGTAAAGGAAGCCTCTAAAACGGAATTGGACTCTTATATGACCTTCCTCGTGATGGAAAACAAAACCATTACAAAACGTATTTTAGAAGAATCGAATATACTCGTCCCGCGAGGGACGGCTGTTTCGGATCTAAACTCTGGACTGGAATTCTTAAATAAAAATTCAGATAAAAAAATGGTGGTTAAACCTGTTACTACCAATTTCGGGATTGGGATCAGTATTCTTCCATCTTCTTCTTCTAATGAAGAAAAGAAGAAGGCACTGGAAATTGCACTCGGATTTTCCGAAACTGCAATCGTAGAGGAATTCGCAGAAGGAAACGAATACAGGTTTTTGGTGATCGGAGACGAATGTGTCGCCGTTTGCAATCGTATCCCTGCGAATATAATAGGTGATGGTAAAAAGTCCATCCGAGAATTGATAGAAGAAAAGAATCAAGATCCAAGAAGAGGAGTAGGTCATGTGACTCCTTTGGAAAAGATCCGATTGGATGATACTGAACTAAACGTTTTAACAGAATCCGGAAAAACTCCGGAATCCATCCCTGCTGCCGGTGAAAAAGTTTTTATCCGTAAAAACTCGAATATCAGTACGGGAGGAGATTCCGTAGATGTAACCGATATTGCACATTCTTCTTATAAAAAACTTGCTGTACAAGCGGCAAAAGCGGTGGAAGCAAAGATCTGTGGTGTGGATATTATTGTAAAAAATCTGGAAGCCGAGGGCGATTATAGGATTTTAGAACTAAACTTCAATCCTGTATTATATATTCATAATTATCCCTATTCAGGAAAAAATAGAAAGGTGGGAGAGAAAATTTTGGACGTATTAGGATACAGTTCCTAA
- the gshA gene encoding glutamate--cysteine ligase yields MNRSAKTPVFPNLRHAVKAKHGLEKESMRIFFDGRISTTPHPESLGSSLTNHFIKTDFSEPQLEFATNPRPRIEAIVRELQDLHIFTSRHLKEEWIWPFSMPPILPKEDKDIPLGQYGHSFSGEWKTVYRNGLGLRYGRRMQTISGVHYNFSFSNLFLKQILGKEIQAFTKEEISELYLSVTRNFMRRVPEILYLTGATPVFDETFLPVKSNFPFIKHKNHTYYAPYATSLRMSEIGYTSKVQDELPINYNSLKEYIDGMCYAVSTPYTKYQPYGGIPNQLNDHYLQIENEFYSPIRPKQIPKNDERPLDALQNRGIQYIEIRCLDLQPESPTGIHKPSLGYIQMVLLDGLLRESKSIDQKEKLRIRENTKRIIWEGRKPGLKVLSDDGEEQDFLTRGKEFTQSLKPIAEELDRHTGKRFYQEILNIMNKRWEDTSCTPSGKLMDRILKEDWEFRDLGIHLAKENYRIQSQMELTPGKFNMFVKEVQKSIAEKIKIEEAEKVKKNPTARICNH; encoded by the coding sequence ATGAATCGATCCGCTAAAACTCCGGTATTTCCGAATCTACGTCATGCTGTAAAAGCAAAACATGGATTGGAAAAGGAAAGTATGCGTATATTTTTCGATGGAAGGATTTCTACTACTCCCCATCCGGAATCCTTAGGTTCCAGTCTTACGAACCATTTTATTAAGACTGATTTTTCGGAACCACAACTTGAATTTGCTACAAATCCTAGGCCTAGAATTGAGGCAATTGTAAGAGAATTACAAGATTTGCATATATTCACTTCTAGGCATTTAAAAGAAGAATGGATCTGGCCTTTCAGTATGCCTCCCATTCTTCCTAAAGAAGATAAGGATATTCCTCTCGGACAATACGGTCATTCTTTTTCCGGAGAATGGAAAACAGTCTATAGAAACGGTTTAGGTCTACGTTATGGAAGAAGGATGCAGACAATTTCCGGCGTGCATTATAATTTTTCTTTTTCGAATTTATTCTTAAAACAAATTTTAGGTAAAGAGATCCAAGCGTTCACCAAAGAGGAAATTTCCGAACTTTATCTTTCTGTTACCCGAAATTTTATGAGAAGGGTTCCTGAAATTTTATACTTAACGGGAGCAACTCCGGTATTTGATGAGACTTTCTTACCTGTTAAGAGCAATTTCCCTTTCATAAAACATAAGAACCATACTTATTACGCTCCTTACGCTACTTCTTTGAGGATGAGTGAGATAGGATACACAAGTAAGGTGCAGGATGAACTTCCGATTAATTATAATTCATTAAAGGAATATATAGATGGGATGTGTTATGCGGTTAGCACTCCTTATACAAAATACCAACCCTATGGTGGAATTCCAAACCAGCTAAACGATCATTATCTTCAGATAGAAAACGAGTTTTATTCTCCGATCCGACCCAAACAAATCCCTAAAAACGACGAAAGGCCGCTGGATGCTCTTCAAAACAGAGGGATCCAATATATCGAGATCCGTTGTTTAGATCTTCAGCCTGAATCCCCGACTGGAATTCATAAGCCAAGTCTCGGTTATATTCAGATGGTTCTTCTGGATGGATTGCTGAGGGAGAGCAAATCGATTGATCAAAAGGAAAAGCTTAGGATTAGAGAAAATACAAAACGAATTATCTGGGAAGGAAGAAAACCTGGCCTAAAAGTTTTAAGCGATGATGGAGAAGAACAAGATTTCTTAACTAGAGGAAAAGAATTCACTCAGAGCCTCAAGCCTATCGCGGAAGAATTGGACCGTCATACTGGAAAAAGATTCTACCAAGAAATTCTAAACATCATGAATAAACGTTGGGAAGACACTTCGTGTACTCCTTCCGGAAAATTGATGGATCGTATCCTAAAAGAGGATTGGGAGTTTAGAGATCTTGGAATTCATTTGGCTAAAGAAAATTATAGGATCCAATCTCAGATGGAACTAACTCCGGGCAAATTTAATATGTTTGTCAAGGAAGTCCAAAAGTCCATTGCGGAAAAGATCAAAATAGAAGAAGCGGAAAAGGTAAAAAAGAATCCGACTGCAAGGATCTGCAACCATTGA